A genomic stretch from Malus domestica chromosome 15, GDT2T_hap1 includes:
- the LOC103424665 gene encoding peamaclein, whose translation MKLVFATFMLVCLVLSSSFFEASMAGSPFCDSKCGVRCSKAGYKERCLKYCGICCEKCHCVPSGTYGNKDECPCYRDLKNSKGEDKCP comes from the exons ATGAAGCTCGTCTTTGCAACCTTCATGCTTGTTTGCCTTGTCCTCAGCTCCTCTTTCTTTGAGGCATCAATGGCTGGGTCTC CATTTTGTGACTCGAAGTGTGGGGTGAGATGTTCAAAAGCTGGATACAAGGAAAGGTGCTTGAAGTACTGTGGAATATGTTGTGAGAAATGTCACTGCGTTCCATCGGGGACTTATGGGAACAAGGACGAGTGCCCTTGCTATAGGGACCTCAAAAACTCCAAGGGCGAGGACAAGTGCCCTTAA